One stretch of Astatotilapia calliptera chromosome 3, fAstCal1.2, whole genome shotgun sequence DNA includes these proteins:
- the wrap53 gene encoding telomerase Cajal body protein 1 isoform X2, producing the protein MSDSVGGGESGGGAGQDSEADNEPPQQPPPLLPGGAGEISEEGASPSAKRLRMSEEGVGQDQVVEPGQRHEETPTQPSSLQGMPAQTAEGDLLQCEEGGHSGKEVVVIGEEEEEYHQNGEEGPKPEEEHNGDGSAESPGDGQQYVEEKRLSLDFTQNPQMLTGSWTEYSNLPENYLKGCKWAPDGSCILTNSADNVLRVYNIPPEIYSYNWDLLPEMSPVLRMAEGDTIYDYCWYPKMNSLEPDTCFLASSSRDNPVHVWDAFYGEVRASFRPYNHLDELTAAHSLCFSPDGAQLYCGFDKMVRVFHTERPGRDCEERPTIVKKQGQSGIISCFGFSPCQSVYACGSYSRCAGLYSCQDGTLLALLPTRHHGGLTHLLFSPDGNYLYTGGRKDPEILCWDLREPGRVVFSLKRNVATNQRIYFDLDQSGRYLLSGDTEGVVSVWDTHTAPPDGNEELLQPQLRFQAYWDCTNGVSIHPFMPLLATSSGQRQFPWPGDSEGDSASDTEGSGAVMSQQDTRQDNVLTLWWAGPLSPAAEGSQDQSTTAAEA; encoded by the exons ATGTCAGACTCTGTGGGAGGTGGTGAAAGTGGAGGTGGTGCAGGGCAGGACTCCGAAGCAGATAATGAGCCCCCTCAACAGCCTCCACCTTTACTGCCTGGAGGTGCAGGGGAGATCTCAGAGGAAGGGGCTTCGCCATCTGCCAAGAGGCTGAGGATGAGTGAGGAGGGCGTGGGGCAGGATCAGGTTGTGGAGCCTGGTCAGAGGCATGAAGAAACACCAACACAGCCTAGCTCGCTGCAGGGAATGCCAGCCCAAACAGCAGAAG GAGACCTGCTGCAGTGTGAGGAGGGAGGTCATAGTGGGAAAGAGGTAGTAGTCATcggggaggaagaagaagaataccATCAAAATGGAGAAGAAGGGCCAAAACCAGAGGAGGAACACAACGGTGATGGATCTGCAGAGAGCCCCGGTGACGGACAACAGTACGTGGaagaaaaaag GCTCAGCTTAGATTTTACCCAGAACCCTCAAATGCTGACTGGTTCCTGGACAGAGTACTCCAACCTGCCGGAGAACTACCTGAAAGGCTGCAAATG GGCTCCTGATGGTTCTTGTATCCTGACAAACAGTGCAGACAATGTCCTCCGAGTGTACAACATCCCTCCAGAGATTTACAGCTACAACTGGGACTTGCTTCCTGAAATG AGTCCAGTGCTGCGGATGGCAGAAGGAGACACCATCTATGACTACTGCTGGTACCCCAAGATGAACTCTTTGGAGCCGGACACGTGCTT TCTAGCCAGCAGTAGCCGTGACAACCCCGTCCATGTGTGGGATGCATTTTACGGGGAGGTGCGAGCCAGCTTCCGACCCTACAATCACCTGGACGAGCTGACGGCAGCTCACTCGCTGTGCTTCTCTCCAGATGGCGCGCAGCTCTACTGCGGGTTTGACAAAATGGTCAGGGTCTTCCACACCGAGCGCCCGGGCAGAGACTGTGAGGAGCGACCCACAATAG TGAAAAAGCAAGGCCAGAGTGGCATCATCTCCTGCTTTGGCTTCAGCCCTTGCCAATCTGTTTACGCCTGTGGCTCTTACTCCCGCTGCGCTGGCCTCTACTCCTGCCAGGACGGCACCCTGCTGGCTCTGCTGCCGACCCGTCACCACGGAGGTCTCACCCATCTGCTCTTCTCCCCCGACGGCAACTACCTGTACACCGGCGGCCGCAAG gatcCAGAAATCCTGTGCTGGGACCTAAGAGAGCCGGGAAGAGTTGTGTTTTCTCTTAAAAGGAACGTGGCCACTAATCAGCGCATCTACTTTGACCTCGATCA atcTGGCAGGTACCTGCTGAGTGGAGACACGGAGGGAGTGGTGTCAGTATGGGACACCCACACAGCGCCTCCTGATGGTAATGAAGAACTACTGCAGCCTCAGCTTAGGTTCCAGGCGTACTGGGACTGCACCAACGGAGTCAG TATCCATCCCTTCATGCCGCTGCTGGCAACATCCAGCGGCCAGCGGCAGTTCCCGTGGCCCGGCGACAGCGAGGGTGACTCGGCCTCTGACACGGAGGGGAGCGGTGCTGTGATGTCACAGCAAGACACCCGGCAGGACAATGTCCTGACCCTGTGGTGGGCGGGACCGCTTAGCCCTGCCGCTGAAGGGAGCCAAGACCAGAGCACTACAGCAGCAGAGGCCTGA
- the wrap53 gene encoding telomerase Cajal body protein 1 isoform X1 has protein sequence MSDSVGGGESGGGAGQDSEADNEPPQQPPPLLPGGAGEISEEGASPSAKRLRMSEEGVGQDQVVEPGQRHEETPTQPSSLQGMPAQTAEGTGDLLQCEEGGHSGKEVVVIGEEEEEYHQNGEEGPKPEEEHNGDGSAESPGDGQQYVEEKRLSLDFTQNPQMLTGSWTEYSNLPENYLKGCKWAPDGSCILTNSADNVLRVYNIPPEIYSYNWDLLPEMSPVLRMAEGDTIYDYCWYPKMNSLEPDTCFLASSSRDNPVHVWDAFYGEVRASFRPYNHLDELTAAHSLCFSPDGAQLYCGFDKMVRVFHTERPGRDCEERPTIVKKQGQSGIISCFGFSPCQSVYACGSYSRCAGLYSCQDGTLLALLPTRHHGGLTHLLFSPDGNYLYTGGRKDPEILCWDLREPGRVVFSLKRNVATNQRIYFDLDQSGRYLLSGDTEGVVSVWDTHTAPPDGNEELLQPQLRFQAYWDCTNGVSIHPFMPLLATSSGQRQFPWPGDSEGDSASDTEGSGAVMSQQDTRQDNVLTLWWAGPLSPAAEGSQDQSTTAAEA, from the exons ATGTCAGACTCTGTGGGAGGTGGTGAAAGTGGAGGTGGTGCAGGGCAGGACTCCGAAGCAGATAATGAGCCCCCTCAACAGCCTCCACCTTTACTGCCTGGAGGTGCAGGGGAGATCTCAGAGGAAGGGGCTTCGCCATCTGCCAAGAGGCTGAGGATGAGTGAGGAGGGCGTGGGGCAGGATCAGGTTGTGGAGCCTGGTCAGAGGCATGAAGAAACACCAACACAGCCTAGCTCGCTGCAGGGAATGCCAGCCCAAACAGCAGAAG GAACAGGAGACCTGCTGCAGTGTGAGGAGGGAGGTCATAGTGGGAAAGAGGTAGTAGTCATcggggaggaagaagaagaataccATCAAAATGGAGAAGAAGGGCCAAAACCAGAGGAGGAACACAACGGTGATGGATCTGCAGAGAGCCCCGGTGACGGACAACAGTACGTGGaagaaaaaag GCTCAGCTTAGATTTTACCCAGAACCCTCAAATGCTGACTGGTTCCTGGACAGAGTACTCCAACCTGCCGGAGAACTACCTGAAAGGCTGCAAATG GGCTCCTGATGGTTCTTGTATCCTGACAAACAGTGCAGACAATGTCCTCCGAGTGTACAACATCCCTCCAGAGATTTACAGCTACAACTGGGACTTGCTTCCTGAAATG AGTCCAGTGCTGCGGATGGCAGAAGGAGACACCATCTATGACTACTGCTGGTACCCCAAGATGAACTCTTTGGAGCCGGACACGTGCTT TCTAGCCAGCAGTAGCCGTGACAACCCCGTCCATGTGTGGGATGCATTTTACGGGGAGGTGCGAGCCAGCTTCCGACCCTACAATCACCTGGACGAGCTGACGGCAGCTCACTCGCTGTGCTTCTCTCCAGATGGCGCGCAGCTCTACTGCGGGTTTGACAAAATGGTCAGGGTCTTCCACACCGAGCGCCCGGGCAGAGACTGTGAGGAGCGACCCACAATAG TGAAAAAGCAAGGCCAGAGTGGCATCATCTCCTGCTTTGGCTTCAGCCCTTGCCAATCTGTTTACGCCTGTGGCTCTTACTCCCGCTGCGCTGGCCTCTACTCCTGCCAGGACGGCACCCTGCTGGCTCTGCTGCCGACCCGTCACCACGGAGGTCTCACCCATCTGCTCTTCTCCCCCGACGGCAACTACCTGTACACCGGCGGCCGCAAG gatcCAGAAATCCTGTGCTGGGACCTAAGAGAGCCGGGAAGAGTTGTGTTTTCTCTTAAAAGGAACGTGGCCACTAATCAGCGCATCTACTTTGACCTCGATCA atcTGGCAGGTACCTGCTGAGTGGAGACACGGAGGGAGTGGTGTCAGTATGGGACACCCACACAGCGCCTCCTGATGGTAATGAAGAACTACTGCAGCCTCAGCTTAGGTTCCAGGCGTACTGGGACTGCACCAACGGAGTCAG TATCCATCCCTTCATGCCGCTGCTGGCAACATCCAGCGGCCAGCGGCAGTTCCCGTGGCCCGGCGACAGCGAGGGTGACTCGGCCTCTGACACGGAGGGGAGCGGTGCTGTGATGTCACAGCAAGACACCCGGCAGGACAATGTCCTGACCCTGTGGTGGGCGGGACCGCTTAGCCCTGCCGCTGAAGGGAGCCAAGACCAGAGCACTACAGCAGCAGAGGCCTGA
- the wrap53 gene encoding telomerase Cajal body protein 1 isoform X3, with the protein MSDSVGGGESGGGAGQDSEADNEPPQQPPPLLPGGAGEISEEGASPSAKRLRMSEEGVGQDQVVEPGQRHEETPTQPSSLQGMPAQTAEGTGDLLQCEEGGHSGKEVVVIGEEEEEYHQNGEEGPKPEEEHNGDGSAESPGDGQQLSLDFTQNPQMLTGSWTEYSNLPENYLKGCKWAPDGSCILTNSADNVLRVYNIPPEIYSYNWDLLPEMSPVLRMAEGDTIYDYCWYPKMNSLEPDTCFLASSSRDNPVHVWDAFYGEVRASFRPYNHLDELTAAHSLCFSPDGAQLYCGFDKMVRVFHTERPGRDCEERPTIVKKQGQSGIISCFGFSPCQSVYACGSYSRCAGLYSCQDGTLLALLPTRHHGGLTHLLFSPDGNYLYTGGRKDPEILCWDLREPGRVVFSLKRNVATNQRIYFDLDQSGRYLLSGDTEGVVSVWDTHTAPPDGNEELLQPQLRFQAYWDCTNGVSIHPFMPLLATSSGQRQFPWPGDSEGDSASDTEGSGAVMSQQDTRQDNVLTLWWAGPLSPAAEGSQDQSTTAAEA; encoded by the exons ATGTCAGACTCTGTGGGAGGTGGTGAAAGTGGAGGTGGTGCAGGGCAGGACTCCGAAGCAGATAATGAGCCCCCTCAACAGCCTCCACCTTTACTGCCTGGAGGTGCAGGGGAGATCTCAGAGGAAGGGGCTTCGCCATCTGCCAAGAGGCTGAGGATGAGTGAGGAGGGCGTGGGGCAGGATCAGGTTGTGGAGCCTGGTCAGAGGCATGAAGAAACACCAACACAGCCTAGCTCGCTGCAGGGAATGCCAGCCCAAACAGCAGAAG GAACAGGAGACCTGCTGCAGTGTGAGGAGGGAGGTCATAGTGGGAAAGAGGTAGTAGTCATcggggaggaagaagaagaataccATCAAAATGGAGAAGAAGGGCCAAAACCAGAGGAGGAACACAACGGTGATGGATCTGCAGAGAGCCCCGGTGACGGACAACA GCTCAGCTTAGATTTTACCCAGAACCCTCAAATGCTGACTGGTTCCTGGACAGAGTACTCCAACCTGCCGGAGAACTACCTGAAAGGCTGCAAATG GGCTCCTGATGGTTCTTGTATCCTGACAAACAGTGCAGACAATGTCCTCCGAGTGTACAACATCCCTCCAGAGATTTACAGCTACAACTGGGACTTGCTTCCTGAAATG AGTCCAGTGCTGCGGATGGCAGAAGGAGACACCATCTATGACTACTGCTGGTACCCCAAGATGAACTCTTTGGAGCCGGACACGTGCTT TCTAGCCAGCAGTAGCCGTGACAACCCCGTCCATGTGTGGGATGCATTTTACGGGGAGGTGCGAGCCAGCTTCCGACCCTACAATCACCTGGACGAGCTGACGGCAGCTCACTCGCTGTGCTTCTCTCCAGATGGCGCGCAGCTCTACTGCGGGTTTGACAAAATGGTCAGGGTCTTCCACACCGAGCGCCCGGGCAGAGACTGTGAGGAGCGACCCACAATAG TGAAAAAGCAAGGCCAGAGTGGCATCATCTCCTGCTTTGGCTTCAGCCCTTGCCAATCTGTTTACGCCTGTGGCTCTTACTCCCGCTGCGCTGGCCTCTACTCCTGCCAGGACGGCACCCTGCTGGCTCTGCTGCCGACCCGTCACCACGGAGGTCTCACCCATCTGCTCTTCTCCCCCGACGGCAACTACCTGTACACCGGCGGCCGCAAG gatcCAGAAATCCTGTGCTGGGACCTAAGAGAGCCGGGAAGAGTTGTGTTTTCTCTTAAAAGGAACGTGGCCACTAATCAGCGCATCTACTTTGACCTCGATCA atcTGGCAGGTACCTGCTGAGTGGAGACACGGAGGGAGTGGTGTCAGTATGGGACACCCACACAGCGCCTCCTGATGGTAATGAAGAACTACTGCAGCCTCAGCTTAGGTTCCAGGCGTACTGGGACTGCACCAACGGAGTCAG TATCCATCCCTTCATGCCGCTGCTGGCAACATCCAGCGGCCAGCGGCAGTTCCCGTGGCCCGGCGACAGCGAGGGTGACTCGGCCTCTGACACGGAGGGGAGCGGTGCTGTGATGTCACAGCAAGACACCCGGCAGGACAATGTCCTGACCCTGTGGTGGGCGGGACCGCTTAGCCCTGCCGCTGAAGGGAGCCAAGACCAGAGCACTACAGCAGCAGAGGCCTGA